From Staphylothermus hellenicus DSM 12710, a single genomic window includes:
- a CDS encoding STT3 domain-containing protein, which produces MSRSFYRIVDKIYLWLDKRPGAGKALTYLVLLLIIVFGIYVRGLPAINYGLELHANDPWIEYWQANYTVTHGLLSWYSLTRQNPDTHIFWYPWGRDFTRSSYPGLPIWTALTYPLVKPFGLTIKDWIVLQPLLFAVIAFITIFLAAKELTRGNIFAGLFAVLMYAVVPAASDRNIVGFVEKEGIALGFIFLFIYFYAKLARTINDKGAGGTAKIKYAVLAGLSMAVVGWFWGGYSYLLGSFILFLMLYPLFAPKEITLDFIKYNILVVVLSLLFVSVSPSIIVHLGLYPFRIRGLATLMLGLLLLPILFYLLHNGYKYLHLKKPLIGVWHYFGILVIVVIAGLALISAGVINIGARYAWALGLHFVKAPPLVRSVEEHQPAIQSAGILGVLHSWGTGVYWLFFVSPLFLAFFGALYLLYKGGADRIYVAIGFLLAFYAYFNAAYFEALASSYGLLVAGIFSGYLWSRVVPTRQEINEWRRGRARIKTDSGFRIIAGVLVVLVFINLGFSGYNIYAQYENTIYSIMSGGAPINARTDAWYQTLDFLRTNTSKDSLVVAWWDYGYWISVGAHRATVADGATLNSTQISLLAKILTAKNSSEAVELLKKLKAPVNKTYILVFDVFQFLPRQGNSYMVYPVRAGLIIGLVDIPKSRWMIEIGGRDMSEYFYLYRDPSGGVVLAPRFDEPDTLPLIYKILVDSILYLNIQDKNHTYYFTWYTGTPTTLSYEYLSSLSRYGLNIKYEIDAYQTKTLTLADRPLANDPYIKPYMVIAKPFYGITLRSGGSLVEVISIYQVTMPNTTGS; this is translated from the coding sequence ATGAGCCGATCATTTTATAGGATCGTTGATAAGATTTATTTGTGGCTGGATAAAAGACCTGGTGCAGGTAAGGCATTAACATATCTTGTCTTATTATTAATTATTGTTTTCGGCATATATGTGCGTGGATTACCAGCTATAAATTATGGATTAGAGCTACATGCTAATGACCCATGGATCGAGTATTGGCAAGCGAACTATACAGTTACCCATGGCTTATTATCATGGTATAGTCTAACAAGACAAAATCCCGATACACATATATTCTGGTATCCATGGGGCAGAGATTTTACTAGGTCAAGCTATCCAGGCCTCCCAATATGGACTGCTTTAACTTATCCTCTTGTTAAACCATTTGGATTAACAATTAAGGATTGGATAGTTCTACAGCCATTATTGTTTGCAGTAATCGCTTTCATCACTATATTTCTAGCAGCCAAAGAACTTACTAGGGGAAATATTTTCGCAGGCCTCTTCGCTGTCCTAATGTATGCTGTTGTTCCTGCCGCCAGTGATAGAAATATTGTTGGTTTCGTTGAGAAGGAAGGTATAGCTTTAGGCTTCATATTCTTATTTATATATTTCTACGCTAAGCTGGCTAGGACTATAAACGATAAGGGGGCAGGGGGGACTGCTAAGATAAAATATGCTGTTCTAGCAGGTCTTTCAATGGCTGTTGTAGGATGGTTCTGGGGTGGATACAGCTATTTGCTTGGGAGCTTCATCTTATTCCTCATGCTATATCCGTTGTTTGCTCCTAAAGAGATAACTTTAGATTTTATAAAGTATAATATACTCGTAGTAGTTCTCTCACTATTATTTGTCAGTGTATCTCCTTCAATAATAGTTCATCTAGGACTATATCCATTCAGAATCCGTGGATTAGCAACATTAATGCTTGGACTATTGTTATTGCCTATACTATTCTATCTACTCCATAACGGCTACAAGTATTTACATCTTAAGAAGCCATTGATCGGTGTATGGCATTATTTCGGAATACTAGTGATCGTAGTGATTGCTGGCCTAGCCCTTATCTCTGCGGGAGTAATCAATATTGGTGCCAGATATGCATGGGCTCTAGGTTTACACTTTGTTAAGGCTCCACCACTAGTTAGAAGTGTTGAAGAGCACCAACCAGCTATTCAATCAGCTGGAATACTGGGAGTACTTCATTCATGGGGTACAGGGGTTTACTGGTTATTCTTTGTTTCACCATTGTTCCTAGCATTTTTCGGGGCTCTATACTTACTATATAAGGGAGGAGCTGATCGAATATATGTTGCCATAGGCTTCCTACTCGCATTCTACGCATATTTCAACGCTGCATACTTCGAAGCTTTAGCATCATCGTATGGATTATTAGTTGCAGGAATATTTTCAGGATACTTGTGGAGTAGAGTGGTTCCTACAAGACAGGAAATTAATGAGTGGAGGAGGGGGAGAGCAAGGATTAAGACTGATTCAGGATTCAGAATAATCGCTGGAGTACTGGTGGTTCTAGTATTTATTAATCTTGGATTCAGCGGCTACAATATCTATGCACAATATGAAAACACAATATACTCGATAATGAGTGGTGGAGCACCAATCAATGCGCGCACGGATGCATGGTATCAAACACTAGATTTCCTAAGAACAAATACTAGTAAGGATTCATTAGTTGTGGCTTGGTGGGATTATGGATACTGGATAAGCGTTGGCGCTCATAGAGCAACTGTTGCAGATGGTGCAACTCTTAACTCTACACAGATATCATTACTAGCAAAAATACTGACAGCAAAGAACTCGTCTGAAGCAGTAGAGCTTTTGAAGAAGCTGAAAGCACCAGTAAATAAGACGTACATTCTAGTTTTCGATGTTTTCCAGTTCCTGCCGCGGCAAGGTAATTCTTATATGGTATATCCTGTAAGAGCTGGGTTGATTATTGGATTAGTAGATATTCCTAAGAGTAGGTGGATGATAGAGATTGGCGGTAGGGATATGAGCGAATACTTCTACCTATACAGGGATCCAAGCGGCGGCGTGGTTCTTGCACCCAGATTTGATGAACCAGATACTCTACCATTAATATATAAGATCCTGGTAGACAGCATACTTTACCTGAACATTCAAGACAAGAACCATACATATTACTTTACATGGTATACAGGTACACCTACCACTTTAAGCTACGAGTATCTAAGTAGTCTTAGCAGGTATGGATTAAATATAAAGTATGAAATAGATGCTTATCAAACCAAGACGTTAACCTTGGCAGATAGACCTCTAGCCAATGATCCCTATATTAAGCCATATATGGTTATTGCTAAACCATTCTATGGAATAACGCTTAGAAGCGGTGGATCACTTGTAGAAGTAATAAGTATTTATCAAGTAACGATGCCAAACACGACTGGAAGCTAA
- the mvk gene encoding mevalonate kinase, which translates to MICSAAPAKVILFGEHFVVKGKPAIVTAVNLYAKTCIMELESGKHLLISKQLRQETDLDKEHVPEQLAQFKRIYEIIYEKYGVIRGFKAIIDSDIPVSSGMGSSAATAVSFTHSLLRFLGVEFKLEDVNNIAYEAEKLVHGKPSGIDNTVSTFGGIIYYKRGYMEKLNVKWPQNLSLVVVDSGIKRNTGKVVMDVLERYERHEEIMKHIYVAAEQLVNKAKNLILSSRFYDLGELISINQSLLESIGVSIFETDRIIYAMIESGGLGAKISGAGRGGIVYGLFMENSLNNAIHRLKNIGYKPIIVKPVEKGVIEFHSS; encoded by the coding sequence TTGATATGTAGTGCTGCCCCCGCCAAAGTTATTTTATTCGGAGAACACTTCGTTGTAAAGGGTAAGCCAGCAATAGTTACAGCTGTTAATCTATATGCTAAAACATGTATTATGGAATTAGAGAGTGGAAAACACCTGCTTATCTCTAAGCAGCTCCGACAAGAAACTGATCTCGACAAAGAACATGTTCCCGAACAACTAGCGCAATTCAAACGTATATATGAAATCATATATGAGAAGTATGGGGTTATTAGGGGTTTTAAAGCAATTATTGATTCCGATATACCCGTATCCTCTGGCATGGGATCGTCTGCAGCAACGGCAGTATCTTTTACACATTCATTACTGAGATTTTTAGGGGTTGAATTCAAACTTGAGGATGTAAATAATATAGCTTATGAAGCAGAAAAACTAGTTCACGGAAAGCCTAGTGGTATAGATAACACTGTTTCAACGTTTGGCGGAATAATATATTATAAGCGGGGATATATGGAAAAACTAAATGTTAAATGGCCCCAAAACCTTTCATTAGTTGTTGTTGATTCAGGTATTAAGAGAAATACTGGAAAAGTTGTAATGGATGTTTTGGAAAGATATGAGAGACACGAAGAAATAATGAAGCACATATATGTTGCAGCCGAGCAACTTGTTAATAAAGCTAAGAATTTGATCTTATCTAGTCGTTTCTATGATTTAGGCGAGTTAATAAGTATAAATCAGAGTTTACTAGAATCTATAGGTGTTTCTATATTCGAGACAGACAGGATCATATACGCTATGATTGAGAGCGGCGGATTGGGAGCTAAGATCAGCGGTGCTGGTAGAGGGGGAATAGTTTATGGATTATTTATGGAAAACAGCCTTAACAATGCAATTCATAGATTGAAAAATATTGGTTATAAACCCATCATTGTGAAGCCCGTTGAGAAGGGCGTTATAGAATTTCATAGTTCATAG
- a CDS encoding DUF7669 domain-containing protein, protein MANNLGNLSKKPNWMILKEAAEQLVKSGKKRFSRKELTKFAKTLDPTRPETSLDFEIDLVTVNSNSKDRYRDPDKLFLFRIARGRYTLYDPEIHGPLEKYLEEYRFIPTRKHLLAQIIEELKKIGYEAYENQYHRKPLAPDIIAKENNERIGVWVIDPAIDKPTQLKALAYALGSAILNKKFNSHIITMPIDLVSSIPPELKELLEKLKVKIVLLKEEKKYALIL, encoded by the coding sequence TTGGCTAACAATCTAGGAAATCTCAGCAAGAAACCTAACTGGATGATCCTTAAGGAAGCCGCAGAACAACTGGTCAAATCGGGTAAGAAAAGATTTAGCAGAAAAGAATTAACAAAATTCGCTAAAACACTTGATCCAACACGTCCCGAGACCAGTCTAGATTTTGAAATAGACTTAGTAACAGTTAATAGTAATAGTAAGGACCGCTACCGTGACCCAGACAAGCTCTTCCTCTTCAGAATTGCTAGAGGTAGATATACACTTTATGATCCGGAAATACATGGACCTTTAGAAAAGTACTTAGAAGAATATAGATTTATACCGACTAGAAAGCATTTATTGGCTCAAATAATTGAGGAACTTAAGAAGATTGGATATGAAGCCTATGAGAACCAGTATCATAGAAAACCATTAGCACCAGATATTATTGCTAAAGAAAACAATGAAAGAATAGGTGTATGGGTAATTGATCCGGCAATCGATAAGCCTACACAGTTAAAAGCATTAGCGTATGCACTTGGCTCGGCAATTCTCAACAAGAAGTTTAATAGTCACATAATAACTATGCCTATTGATCTAGTATCAAGTATTCCACCTGAACTTAAGGAATTATTGGAGAAGCTAAAAGTTAAGATAGTGTTGCTGAAGGAGGAGAAGAAGTATGCTCTTATCTTATGA
- a CDS encoding Mrp/NBP35 family ATP-binding protein, translating into MSQNTSQAPTQQRTFTSIYKLMNDARERLSKTKHKIMVLSGKGGVGKTFVSAMLSLALASEGYRIALLDADIHGSSIPTVLAMHGMRLYASANGIEPTPGPLGIKVVATNLMLDSPDTPIIWRGPLKSKAITEFLAKVNWGENDFLIIDLPPGTGDEAITIVQTIKDLDGAIIVTAPSVLSEVIVAKAINFVVNNNVRLLGIVENMSYFKCPKCGSIYYVLGKSTGEELAKKFNTELLAKIPLDPYIGEALDKGVPYYIEYPDAEAAKAIKELARKLINTFQENASE; encoded by the coding sequence ATGAGCCAAAATACTAGCCAAGCCCCAACACAACAGAGAACGTTTACGTCCATCTACAAGTTAATGAATGATGCTAGGGAGAGACTAAGTAAAACCAAACATAAAATAATGGTTTTAAGCGGTAAGGGAGGAGTAGGGAAAACATTTGTATCTGCAATGTTGAGTCTAGCACTAGCCTCTGAGGGGTATAGGATAGCTTTACTCGATGCAGACATACATGGTTCCTCAATACCTACAGTTCTTGCAATGCATGGTATGAGGCTATATGCTAGTGCAAACGGTATAGAGCCCACTCCGGGTCCATTGGGAATAAAAGTTGTAGCTACAAACTTAATGCTTGACTCACCTGATACGCCAATTATTTGGAGGGGCCCATTAAAATCTAAAGCTATAACAGAATTTTTAGCTAAGGTGAACTGGGGAGAAAACGATTTCTTAATAATTGATCTTCCCCCGGGAACAGGCGATGAAGCAATTACTATTGTTCAAACAATAAAAGATCTTGATGGAGCAATTATTGTTACAGCCCCAAGTGTATTGTCCGAAGTAATAGTTGCTAAAGCGATAAATTTCGTAGTAAATAACAATGTTAGATTACTAGGCATCGTGGAGAATATGAGCTACTTTAAATGCCCTAAATGCGGCTCAATATATTATGTATTAGGGAAAAGCACAGGGGAAGAACTAGCTAAAAAATTCAATACAGAACTTCTAGCAAAAATACCTTTAGATCCCTACATTGGTGAAGCATTAGATAAGGGTGTTCCATACTATATTGAATATCCTGATGCAGAAGCTGCAAAAGCAATTAAAGAGTTAGCAAGAAAACTCATAAATACTTTCCAGGAGAACGCTTCTGAGTAA
- a CDS encoding magnesium transporter, whose translation MILSSDERYAMVSKKLLKQQFISLTINVLGGFASSIFLGMYRFFIRDNPWILAINPPLKDLNGNIYSSLLSRLNSGLYLGSIKPRLRDKVVISNILVVLSTLVITSTIILFTTWILIGGDSLLIFEAALPSMIFVSIIMYPFTSYSSIYLYRHGYEPESLMLPVVFLLSDIITTPVLIGYSLLVLSNNMIRHIVFILILLVTVFLAYISYMYRLRGTFRTIGESQLVLIFCLFLDVGAGAFLARNIDLLVSYPFIILTVSVFNGLMGSLTSIYAIRQNVLYHIGLTSLKPDKKKLSYLPYMYVLSIYTSFLISIIGYALTYIVTGGSVLSIGIAILISLVSSIIITPILWVLIQIFAYLSFKIGFDPDNVMSPILTSMIDIIGTITYIVTANMIISAILA comes from the coding sequence ATGATTTTGAGCAGTGACGAAAGATATGCTATGGTTTCAAAAAAGCTTTTAAAACAACAGTTTATTAGCTTAACAATTAATGTTTTAGGCGGATTTGCTTCAAGCATATTTTTAGGCATGTATAGGTTTTTTATAAGAGATAACCCATGGATTCTTGCAATTAATCCTCCACTAAAAGATCTCAATGGAAATATTTATTCAAGCCTATTATCCCGTTTAAATAGCGGATTATATCTTGGATCAATTAAGCCTAGGCTCAGGGATAAAGTAGTAATAAGCAATATATTGGTTGTATTATCCACGTTGGTCATAACAAGTACAATCATATTATTTACTACATGGATTCTTATAGGTGGAGACTCATTATTAATATTTGAAGCTGCTTTGCCCTCAATGATTTTTGTATCAATTATAATGTATCCGTTTACATCTTATTCATCCATATATTTATATAGGCATGGATATGAGCCTGAAAGCTTAATGTTGCCCGTTGTTTTTCTGTTATCGGATATCATTACTACACCGGTACTCATTGGTTATTCATTACTGGTATTGTCTAATAATATGATTAGACATATTGTTTTCATATTAATATTGTTGGTTACTGTGTTTTTAGCTTATATATCATACATGTACAGGTTACGTGGGACTTTTAGAACTATAGGTGAAAGCCAATTAGTATTAATTTTCTGCTTATTCCTAGATGTTGGAGCAGGTGCTTTTCTAGCTAGAAACATTGATCTCCTAGTATCTTATCCCTTCATAATATTGACTGTGTCTGTTTTTAATGGATTAATGGGGTCTTTGACATCAATCTATGCAATTAGACAGAATGTTCTATATCATATAGGCTTAACAAGTCTTAAGCCGGATAAGAAAAAGCTGAGCTATCTCCCCTACATGTATGTTTTATCAATCTATACATCGTTTTTAATATCAATAATAGGTTATGCTCTAACATATATCGTAACCGGCGGCTCAGTGTTGTCGATTGGTATCGCGATACTTATATCACTAGTATCATCTATAATTATAACACCTATTCTATGGGTTTTGATACAAATATTTGCTTATCTAAGCTTTAAAATAGGTTTTGACCCCGATAATGTTATGTCACCCATACTGACTAGCATGATAGATATTATAGGCACAATCACATATATCGTAACTGCTAACATGATTATTTCCGCAATATTGGCTTAG